A single window of Melospiza georgiana isolate bMelGeo1 chromosome 19, bMelGeo1.pri, whole genome shotgun sequence DNA harbors:
- the TLCD2 gene encoding TLC domain-containing protein 2 — translation MPMAFSPGLLVVAGSFAAFRLLNRGLERLVPPPPSARRNRWKWRNIWTSLAHSVLSGGGALAGFYLHPEMSNDLVGTHPPGAHSLVAVSVGYFIEDFVDMLCNQKLHQSWELLFHHSVVIICFGIAVLLHQYVGFALVALLVEINSIFLHLRQILLMADLVRTPCYRLNSLVNLGTYVVFRMATLAWMSRWLFLNRHNVPTAAYAVGTAGMAIMTPMNIVLFYRLLRSDFLKARRDKEEGQEKEEEQEK, via the exons ATGCCCATGGCTTTCAGCCCggggctgctggtggtggcCGGTTCCTTCGCCGCTTTCCGCCTGCTGAACCGGGGGCTGGAGCGGCTGGTGCCACCGCCACCCTCGGCCCGGCGCAACCGCTGGAAGTGGCGCAACATCTGGACATCGCTGGCGCACAGCGTGCTCAGCGGCGGCGGGGCGCTGGCCGG GTTTTACCTCCACCCCGAGATGTCCAACGACCTGGTGGGCACACACCCGCCCGGGGCGCACAGCCTGGTGGCCGTGTCTGTAG GCTATTTCATTGAAGACTTTGTGGACATGTTGTGCAATCAGAAACTTCATCagtcctgggagctgctctttCATCACTCTGTG GTGATCATCTGCTTTGGAATCGCCGTGCTGCTCCACCAGTACGTGGGCTTCGCCCTCGTGGCTTTGCTGGTGGAGATCAACTCCATCTTCCTGCACCTGCGGCAGATCCTGCTCATGGCCGACCTGGTGCGCACGCCCTGCTACCGCCTCAACAGCCTGGTCAACCTGGGCACCTACGTGGTGTTCCGCATGGCCACGCTGGCCTGGATGAGCCGCTGGCTCTTCCTCAACCGCCACAACGTGCCCACGGCCGCCTACGCCGTGGGCACGGCGGGCATGGCAATCATGACGCCCATGAACATCGTCCTCTTCTACCGCCTGCTGCGCAGCGACTTCCTCAAGGCCCGGCGGGACaaagaggaagggcaggagaaggaggaagagcaggagaag